CGGGAACCGATCCGGCGCGGCGCCGGTCGCATGAGAGAGGCCACTGCTGCCGGATCGGCGAGGGCTGCCGGGATGGCCGCGCTGGGCAGGCGCCGGGATGGGCCGTCGATGCGAAGCCGAGGGAGGTTCTCATGAAGCGCCGATTCGCCGTGGTGATCGCTGCCGGCACCCTGCTCGCCGCGTGCGGCGGGCATCGTCACAAGGACGTATCCGTCGACTTCCTGCTGAAGGACGAGCAGGTGTTGCGGGACGAGATGGTCTGGTGCGGCAAGCAGGCCGAACCGGAGAACATCGAGGGATGCCGCAACGCCGCCGAGGCGGTGGCGATCGATAGCGATCTGGCGTCGACGGTGCCCGAGCCCTTGCCGAACAAGGGGTCGGAGTTCTTCAAGGCGGTTGCCGATGCCGAAGCGGCGCAGGAAGGCGTGCGCGCGGCGGAGGCGGAACTCCAGGGCGATCAACGGCGGCTCGACGACGCCGAGCGCGCGCTGCAGGCGCTCGGTGCCGGCGGGGGCGGCGACCCGGCGCAGGTGCGCGCGGCGAAGCGCGAGCTGCGCACCTGGCAGGACGCCGTTGCCCACGACCGGACCGAGCTGGCGCGGCTCAATACGGCGATTTCGGCGGTGCCGCCGGACGCGTCGGCGAAGGTGCGCGACGAAGCATCGTGGTGCGCGGAACGGAACCAGCGTATCGGCCTGGCGGGCGGCGGGAAGCAAGGCGACGCGACGTCCTGCGCCGCGGTGCCGGCGCCGCCCGGCGCGCCCTGATCGCGGCGGGCGCAACAGCCCGCACGGCGGTGTCATACTCGCGGCCTTCGTGCAACCCGCTACGACCGGAAAGAGCCCGTCATGAACCATCGCAAGACCGTTGCCATCACGTCCTCGTGGGGCGAAACCATCGGCTATTCGCGCGCGATCCGCGCCGGGCAGCTGATCTTCGTATCCGGAACCACGGCGAGCGGCCCCGACGGCAAGGCGCTGCATTCGGGCGATGCGGGCGCGCAGGCGCAGGTGATCCTCGAGCGGATCGTCGCGGCGCTGGCCGAACTCGGGGCCGGCCCCGAGCACGTCGTCGAGACCCGCATCTACCTGACGGACATGAAGAACTGGGAAGGCGTGGGGCGCGCCCACGGCGCGGTGTTCCGCGACGTGCGGCCGGCCACGACCATGGTGCAGGTCGGCCCGCTGATCGCGCCGGATCTCCTGGTGGAGATTTCCGCCGTCGCGTCGCTGGCGTCCGGCGAGGGCTGAGTCTCGTCCCCGCCGCGCGCAGGGACGGGGAAGCCGTTCCGCCGCGCCGGGTCTTAGCGGGGTAGTTCGTACTGCTGCTCGCGGATGAGCCGGAGCAGCGCATCGACCGCGTCGGCATCGAACTTGACGCCCCGCTGGTTCTGGAGTTCCTTGAGCCCCGCCTCCAGGCCGAGGGCCGGCCGGTATGGCCGATGGGAGGCCATCGACTCCAGGACGTCGGCCACGGCGAGGATGCGCGCTTCCGGCAGGATGTCTTCGCCGCGCAGGTTGCGCGGGTAGCCGCTGCCGTCCAGGCGTTCGTGGTGCTGGCGGATGATGTCCGCGATCGGCCAGGGGAAGCGTACGTCCTTGAGGATCTCGTACCCGCGCTCGACGTGGGTCTTCACGAGCTCGTATTCGACCGCGGTGAGGCGGCCCGGCTTGGACAGGATTTCCACCGGCACGCCGATCTTGCCAATGTCGTGGACCATGCCGGCAAGCTGCAGCACGCGGCACTGTTCCGCGGAATATCCCAGTTCCCGGGCGATGTCCCCGGCGATGATCCCCGTACGGCGCTCGTGGCCCGCGGTGTACGGGTCGCGCTGTTCCACCATGTTGGCCACCGCCGCCAAGGTCGCCAACATCGATTGTTCCAGTTGCGCGACGTAGTCGGCGACGCGCGCTTCCGCCTGTTTGCGCTGCGTGATGTCGAGCAGGAATGCGAAATAGAGGTCCTCGGGGGTCGTCGTGTGGGTGACGGCAATCTCCACCGGCCACGGCGAGCCGTCTTTGCGCCGATGCATGGTCTCGAACCGGTCGTGGCCGCGCTCCTTGATCCGCGCGATGTGCGCGGCGACCTCCCCATGGGTTTCCTTTGCTTCGAGATCGCTGATCCGCATCGCCAGCAGTTCGTCGCGGCGGTATCCCGACAGTTGGACGTAGGCGTTGTTGACCTCGGCGATCCGGCCGTCCTCCGACCGGATCAGCAGGAACCCCTCGATCGTCGTTTCCAGGACGGCCCGATAGCGCGCCTCGCGGCGTTCGAGTTCGGTCGAGGCATTCCTGCCGGCCGTGACGTCTTCCGCGAAGAGCACCACGCCGCCGATGGTCCGGGAACTGGTGTACCAGGGCCGGATCTCCCAGTCCACCCATTGCACCGACCCGTCCCGGCGGTCGAACCGGCTGTTCTTCTCGTGGATCGTTTCCCCTTCCAGGGCGCGCCGATGGACGTCCCGCCACGCGTCGGAAATCTCCGGAAACACGTCGTAATGGGAGCGCCCCACCACCGCCGCGGCGTCCAGCCCGTAGTCGTCGATCCAGCGCTTGCTCGCGGCGAGGTAGTGCATCTCGCGAGCACGAAACGCTATCATTCCTCACTGCATCTTTCGGAACCGCCATGGATGATTTGCATCTCGGGGTGATCGGCAATTGCGCGATCGCCGCGCTCGTCGACCCCCACGGCAGCATCGTCTGGGGCTGTTTCCCCCGCTTCGATGGCGACCCCGTGTTCTGCCGCCTGATCGATGGCCGGAGCGGCGACGTGCCCCAAGCGGAGTGCGACGATGCCGACGCCCGTTTCGACGGCAGCTTCACGATCGAGCTCGTCGATCAGGTGCGTTGCGAGCAGGCCTATCTGACCAATTCGGCCATCCTGCGGACGGTGCTGAGGGACCGCGCCGGCAACACCGTCGAAATCACCGACTTCGCGCCGCGCTATACCCAAGGCGAGCGGATCCATCGGCCGTCGATGCTGGTGCGGCGCATCGTGCCGCTGTCGGGGCGACCCCACATCCGGGTCCGGCTTCGCCCGCGTTTCGAGCATGGCATGGTGCGGCCCGAAATCACCCGTGGCAGCAACCATATCCGCTACGTCGGCCCGTCGCAGAGCCTGCGCCTGACCACCGATCTGCCGGTCTCCTATGTGGTCGAGGAGCGCGCGTTCCTGCTCGACGGACCGGGGACGCTGATCTTCGGCAGCGACGAGAGCCCGGAGTCGGGGATCGAGTCCGTTGCGCGCGACTGGTTCGAGCGCACCCAGACGCATTGGCGGGGCTGGGTGCGATCGTTGTCGGTGCCGTTCGAGTGGCAGGACGTGGTGATCCGGGCCGCCATCACGCTCAAGCTCTGCAATTTCGAGGAGACCGGGGCGATCGTCGCGGCGTTGACGACGTCGATTCCCGAGGCGCCGGGCACCGGGCGCAACTGGGATTACCGGTATTGCTGGGTGCGCGACGCGTATTTCGTGATCCAGGCCCTCAACCGGCTGGGCGACACCCGGACGATGGAGGGATACATCGGTTTCGTCGGCGACATCGTCGACGAGATGGGGGACTCCGACCTGCAGCCCGTGTTCGGCGTCACGCGCGCCCGGGATCTCGACGAGCGGGTGGCGGAAGCCCTGCGGGGCTATCGTGGCTTCGGGCCGGTGCGGATCGGCAACCAGGCCTACCGGCAGGTGCAGAACGACGTCTACGGCAGCATCGTGCTCGCCTCGACCCATGCGTTCTTCGATCAGCGTCTCGTGCTCGCGGATCAGGAGCGCTTGTTCGCCCAGCTCGAGGCCGTGGGCCGTCGCGCCGCGCTCGATTTCGCCAGCCCGGATGCCGGGCCGTGGGAACTGCGCCACGTTGCGCGCGTACATACGTTTTCCAGCGTGATGTGCTGGGCCGCCTGCGATCGCCTGGCGCGGATCGCCGCGCGCATCGGCAAGGAGGATCGCAGCCGGTATTGGCGGGAGCAGGCCGACGCCATGCATGGGGTGATCGTCGCGCGCACCTGGAACGACTCGATGCAAAGCTTCGTCTCGACGTTCGACGGCGACGACGTGGATGCGACGCTCCTGCTCCTCCACGAGCTCGACTTTCTGGCCGCCGACGATCCGCGTTTCGTCCGGACCGTCGAGGTGGTCGGCAGCCGGTTGGCGCGCGGCGACTTCCTCTACCGCTATGACAGCGACGACGGCTTCGGGCGGCCCGAGACCGCGTTCGTGATCTGCGCCTTCTGGTACATCAATGCGCTGGTGACCATCGGCCGCAAGGCGGAGGCGCGGACCTTGTTCGAGCGCATCCTGGCCCATCGCAATCCGCTCGGCCTGCTGTCGGAGGACATCCATCCGACGACCGGCGAACTGTGGGGCAACTTCCCGCAGACCTATTCGATGGTCGGCCTGATCGGCGCCGCGGTGCGCATCAGCGTTTCCTGGGAGGATGCATTCTGATGGGCGATGCGCCCCGGGGCGACGTTCCGACGCGGTTTCCGCCGCGCGAGACCGCGTGGTTTTTCGATATCGACGGCACGCTCGCGGAGATGATGCCGACCCCCGAGATGGTGCAGGTCGCCCCGGGGATCGCCGAGCGGCTGACGATGCTGTTCGGGGTGTCGCAGGGCGCGGTCGCCGTCGTGAGCGGCCGCTCGCTGGCGTCGATCGACGCCCTGCTCGCCCCCCTCGTTTTGCCGGCCTCGGGGCAGCATGGCGCGCAGCGCCGCAATGCGGACGGCGCGGTGCGCGCTGCCGGCGCGGCGACCGCATCCTTGGCGGCGGTGCGGCAGCGGATCGCGGCGTGGGTGGGCGAGAACCCCTTGGTTCGCGTCGAGGACAAGGGGCATGCGATCGCCATCCATTACCGCGCGGCGCCGGAGTTCGCCGATGCGGTGCAAGGCTTCGCACAGGATCTGGCGGCGGCGGACCGCAATCTCCGCACCCAGCCGGGCAAGATGGTGGTCGAAATCCTCGACGCCGCACACGACAAAGGGGCCGCGATCCGGGCGTTTCTCGCCGAGCCGCCGTTCCGCGGCCGCCGTCCGGTGTTCATCGGCGACGATCTCGGCGACGAACCCGGATTCGAGGCGGTCAATCGCGCTGGCGGCGTGTCGATCAAGGTCGGGACCGGGCCGACCGCCGCGCAATACCGGCTGCCGGACGTGCAGGCGGTGCAGGCCTGGCTGGCGGCGCTCGTCGCGTAACGGCCGGGCGGCGCCCGCCGTACTGCTCCTGCAGGTCCGTTGCCCGGCCGCGCGCCGCCGTCAGTAGCGCAGCCGCCCGGCGGTGGACGATGCCGAGCGGATCGGAATCACCGTCGAGCCGCTGCCGCGGCTTCCCGACAGCACGCGCCGGCGCATCCGCATGCCGGCGGCGTCGAGCAGCATGCGACCCGCCCATCGATAGACGTTGAATTCCTGGATCAGCGCGCGCATCAGACGCATGCGCGCGCGCTGTTCGGGCAGCGGCATTTCGAGCGCGACGTGGAGCGCCATCGCGCACTGGTCGATGTCGTACGGGTTGACGATCAGCGCCTCCGGCAGTTCGCGCGCGGCACCCGTGAACCGGCTCAGCACCAGCACGCCGCGCTCGTCGTCGCGGCAGGCCACGAATTCCTTCGCGACCAGGTTCATGCCGTCGTGCAGGCTGCTCACGTAGCAGACGTCGGCGGCGCGATAGTGCCGGTATACCGACTCGGGATCATGGTGCTCGACCTTGAGCAGGATCGGCGGCGGTCCGTCGCCCGCGAACCGCGCGTTGATCCGCGTCGCCAGCGCGCGGACCTGCACTTCGAAGGCCTCGTATTCCGGAATGCTCGAACGCGACGGCGCGGCGATCTGGATGAAGGTGAACTTGCCGATCCATTGCGGCTCGATTTCCAGCAGGCGCTCGACGGCACGAAAGCGCTCGATGATGCCCTTGGTGTAATCGAGCCGGTCGACGCCGATGCCGACCAGGTGCTGGGCGGGCAGGCCGTTCTTGCGGCGGATCTCGGCGCGGCAGCTCTCCACGGGATCCCGGCGCGCTTCGGGCGCGGGCGGCCATTCGATCGAGATCGGGTAGCGCTTGACGGCCGTCTGCTTGCCTCCGTACGACACGGTGAGGGTCTCGCGGTCCACGCGCGCCTCGATCGAGCGCTCGACCGTGTCGACGAAATTGTTGCAGTGGAACTGGGTGTGAAAGCCCAGGATGCTGCTCCCCAGCAGGCCGTCGACGATTTCCGCCTGCCAGGGGCAGATCGCGAACGATTCGGGGTTGGGCCAGGGAATGTGCCAGAAGGTGATGATCGTTGCATCCGGCATGCGCTCGCGGATCATCCGCGGCAGCAGGGCGAAGTGGTAGTCCTGCACCAGGACGATCGGGTTCGGCCCCTTGGCCTCTTCCGACACCGCACGCGCGAACTTCTGATTGACCGCGACGTAGTGTTCCCAGTCGGAGCTGCGGAACACCGGACGTACGTGGGCGATGTGGCAGAGCGGCCACAGCCCTTCGTTGGAGAATCCGAGGTAATGGCCCGCCTCTTCTTCCGGCGTGAGCCAGATGCGGCGGATCTGGTACGCGGGCTGGCCCGGCGGCACCGCCACCCGGTCGTGCTTGTCGACGACTTCGCGGTCGGCGGGCCCTGCGCCGTGCGCGATCCAGGTACCGGAACAGGCGCGCAGCACCGGCTCGAGCGCGGTGACGAGGCCGCTGGCCGGGCGGCGCACTTCGATGCCCTGTTCGCCGTGGACATGGATGTACGGCTCCCGGTTGGAGACCACGATGATCTCCTGGTCGCGCAGGTCGTCGCGCAGGATCTGCCGCAGCATTTCCGGCGTCCACGACACCTGGCTGTCGTCGCGAAGCTGGATTTCGGAACGCACGTCGCGCATCAGCTGGCGCAGATCGCGCTCGATCGGACGCAACTCCGGGATCGTGATGCGCTCCGCCGGGCGCAGCAGCCCCTCTCCGCGCAGCAGCGCGCGCGTGCCCTGCACCAGGCCGCGCCAGCTCAATTCCGCGACGATCACCGTGACGATGGAAATGACGGTGCCCAGGGCGATGAAGAAGTAGAACAGATACCGTTCGGTTTGCAGGCTGCGCTTGCGGATGAAGCTCGTGTCATGCACGAGGATGAGCTGTCCGAGGGGCTGGCCCTTGGCGGCGACCGGCAGTACCGAAATGTGGAAGGTGCCGTTCGGCGTGGTCAGCTCGCGTTCGGCCGAAATCTGGAACCGGTCCAGGTCCGAGCAGACGACTGACTTGGGAAACGTGCGTGTCGCCAGGATCGGCGATTTCGAATCGGGACAGAACCCGATCGCCGCGAGGCGCTGGTCCTGGGTGATGCGATTGAAATAGGCCACGATGCGGCCGCGCGACCCGATCTTGAGGTCTTCCTGCAGCGGGTCCTCCATCGTGTTGGCGATCAGTGCCGCGCGGACGTCCAGGTCGTGGACGAACCACTGCAGCGTCAGGGAATCCGCGAGCGGCACGACCGCATACGCGATCGCGGCAAGCGTGATCGCCAACGGAACGATGAAGCG
This genomic window from Burkholderiales bacterium GJ-E10 contains:
- a CDS encoding YigF family translation initiation factor; the protein is MNHRKTVAITSSWGETIGYSRAIRAGQLIFVSGTTASGPDGKALHSGDAGAQAQVILERIVAALAELGAGPEHVVETRIYLTDMKNWEGVGRAHGAVFRDVRPATTMVQVGPLIAPDLLVEISAVASLASGEG
- a CDS encoding response regulator receiver domain with sensory domain — protein: MHYLAASKRWIDDYGLDAAAVVGRSHYDVFPEISDAWRDVHRRALEGETIHEKNSRFDRRDGSVQWVDWEIRPWYTSSRTIGGVVLFAEDVTAGRNASTELERREARYRAVLETTIEGFLLIRSEDGRIAEVNNAYVQLSGYRRDELLAMRISDLEAKETHGEVAAHIARIKERGHDRFETMHRRKDGSPWPVEIAVTHTTTPEDLYFAFLLDITQRKQAEARVADYVAQLEQSMLATLAAVANMVEQRDPYTAGHERRTGIIAGDIARELGYSAEQCRVLQLAGMVHDIGKIGVPVEILSKPGRLTAVEYELVKTHVERGYEILKDVRFPWPIADIIRQHHERLDGSGYPRNLRGEDILPEARILAVADVLESMASHRPYRPALGLEAGLKELQNQRGVKFDADAVDALLRLIREQQYELPR
- a CDS encoding glycosyl hydrolase, glucoamylase, whose translation is MDDLHLGVIGNCAIAALVDPHGSIVWGCFPRFDGDPVFCRLIDGRSGDVPQAECDDADARFDGSFTIELVDQVRCEQAYLTNSAILRTVLRDRAGNTVEITDFAPRYTQGERIHRPSMLVRRIVPLSGRPHIRVRLRPRFEHGMVRPEITRGSNHIRYVGPSQSLRLTTDLPVSYVVEERAFLLDGPGTLIFGSDESPESGIESVARDWFERTQTHWRGWVRSLSVPFEWQDVVIRAAITLKLCNFEETGAIVAALTTSIPEAPGTGRNWDYRYCWVRDAYFVIQALNRLGDTRTMEGYIGFVGDIVDEMGDSDLQPVFGVTRARDLDERVAEALRGYRGFGPVRIGNQAYRQVQNDVYGSIVLASTHAFFDQRLVLADQERLFAQLEAVGRRAALDFASPDAGPWELRHVARVHTFSSVMCWAACDRLARIAARIGKEDRSRYWREQADAMHGVIVARTWNDSMQSFVSTFDGDDVDATLLLLHELDFLAADDPRFVRTVEVVGSRLARGDFLYRYDSDDGFGRPETAFVICAFWYINALVTIGRKAEARTLFERILAHRNPLGLLSEDIHPTTGELWGNFPQTYSMVGLIGAAVRISVSWEDAF
- a CDS encoding HAD-superfamily hydrolase, subfamily IIB, whose translation is MGDAPRGDVPTRFPPRETAWFFDIDGTLAEMMPTPEMVQVAPGIAERLTMLFGVSQGAVAVVSGRSLASIDALLAPLVLPASGQHGAQRRNADGAVRAAGAATASLAAVRQRIAAWVGENPLVRVEDKGHAIAIHYRAAPEFADAVQGFAQDLAAADRNLRTQPGKMVVEILDAAHDKGAAIRAFLAEPPFRGRRPVFIGDDLGDEPGFEAVNRAGGVSIKVGTGPTAAQYRLPDVQAVQAWLAALVA
- a CDS encoding alpha,alpha-trehalose-phosphate synthase (UDP-forming); translated protein: MRFSLRFIVPLAITLAAIAYAVVPLADSLTLQWFVHDLDVRAALIANTMEDPLQEDLKIGSRGRIVAYFNRITQDQRLAAIGFCPDSKSPILATRTFPKSVVCSDLDRFQISAERELTTPNGTFHISVLPVAAKGQPLGQLILVHDTSFIRKRSLQTERYLFYFFIALGTVISIVTVIVAELSWRGLVQGTRALLRGEGLLRPAERITIPELRPIERDLRQLMRDVRSEIQLRDDSQVSWTPEMLRQILRDDLRDQEIIVVSNREPYIHVHGEQGIEVRRPASGLVTALEPVLRACSGTWIAHGAGPADREVVDKHDRVAVPPGQPAYQIRRIWLTPEEEAGHYLGFSNEGLWPLCHIAHVRPVFRSSDWEHYVAVNQKFARAVSEEAKGPNPIVLVQDYHFALLPRMIRERMPDATIITFWHIPWPNPESFAICPWQAEIVDGLLGSSILGFHTQFHCNNFVDTVERSIEARVDRETLTVSYGGKQTAVKRYPISIEWPPAPEARRDPVESCRAEIRRKNGLPAQHLVGIGVDRLDYTKGIIERFRAVERLLEIEPQWIGKFTFIQIAAPSRSSIPEYEAFEVQVRALATRINARFAGDGPPPILLKVEHHDPESVYRHYRAADVCYVSSLHDGMNLVAKEFVACRDDERGVLVLSRFTGAARELPEALIVNPYDIDQCAMALHVALEMPLPEQRARMRLMRALIQEFNVYRWAGRMLLDAAGMRMRRRVLSGSRGSGSTVIPIRSASSTAGRLRY